The nucleotide window GATTTATTTTGACTTGCCATAGGTCTTTCACCTTGAACCACATGAATATCAACACTAGGTTGATTATCAACAGCTGTCGAGAATAATTGTTTTTTATCAATTGGAATAGTACTATTTCTAGGAATAAGAGGAGTAGCCACCCCCCCTAAAGTTTCAATACTTAAAGTCAAAGGAGTTACATCCAAAAGTAGAATATCTTTAATATCGCCAGCAAGAATACCAGCTTGAACAGAAGCTCCTAAAGCAACTACTTCATCCGGATTAATTGATAGATTAGGTTTTTTATTAGTTAATTTTTCTACTAATTCTTGTACAGCTGGCATTCTTGTTGAACCCCCAACTAATAAAACTTCATTTATTTCTGAAAGAGATAACTTGGACTCTTTAATTGCATCTTTAACTGGATCGACAGTTCTTTCCAACAAATCTTTTGTGAACAATTGAAATTGTTCTCTAGTTAACGAAAGATCAATATTCAAAGGTTCACCCTTAACCATTGTCAAAAAGGGTAACATAATTTGAGTTTGTTGTACTGAAGACAATTCAATTTTTGCTTTTTCAGCAGCTTCTTTCAACCTTTGCATTACTAAATTATCTTTTGAAAGATCTACTCCATGTTCTTTTTGAATGCTTTCCAACATTCACCTAATAATTCTTTGGTCCCAATCATCACCTCCTAAATTGTTATCTCCTGAGGTAGACAAAACCTGAAAGGTCCCATCAGAGACTTCTAGAACAGAAACATCAAAAGTACCGCCCCCTAGGTCATAAACTAATATTTTTTGTTCTTTGTCTTTCTTATCTAATCCATAAGCTAATGCAGCGGCAGTAGGTTCATTTACAATTCTTACAACTTCAAGTCCAGCAATTTTTCCAGCATTTTTAGTTGATTGTCTCTGCGAATCATTAAAATAAGCCGGAACTGTAATAACAGCTTTTTGTACTTTTTCGCCAACTCTTTTTTCTGCATATTCTTTAATATAAGAAAGAATATATGCAGAAATTTCTTCTGGACTATATTCTTTTCCTTGCGCAACTACTTTCTTGTCAGTACCAATAAATCTTTTAATAGAGAAGATAGTATTTTTATTTGTAACCATTTGTCTTTTTGCACTATCTCCAACAATTATTTGATCTCCTTTAAAAGAAACTACAGAAGGAACTGTTCTTTTGCCTTCTGGAGTTTCTAATACCTTAGGATTTCCACCTTCTACAATTGCAACACAAGAATTAGTGGTTCCTAGGTCAATTCCTAGAATTATTTCCTTTTTAACTGCCATACAGAAAATATTTTAGCATATTTTTTTTTGACTGCTAAAAATATTTAAAAATTAATTTATTTTTCCGGAGTAGGAGTAATAAATTTTTCTCATGCGTTTAACATAAAAATATATATATAGGAAAAATTTATACCCGCGTGAGATTAAAAAAATTTTCTATTTATTAAATTAAGTAAAAGTTTTAAATAAAACTATTGAATTAATTCAGAGGCTAGTAAAACGAGAAATATGCAAATAAATCTAACAAAAATAATGATCGGTGGAGCAGCCGCCACTTTATCTTGTTCTGGGGGAGTTTGTGCTTTAACTCTTATCCCTTCAATATCACCTTTTAAACAAAAACTTATAAGAGAAGATAGCCCCCCCCGTCAACAACATCTAAGTAGTTTTGAACAATATCATTGAAAATCGCGTCAACAAGATGGCTATAGATTTAAAAAAGAAAAACTTTATGGAAGTACATCACATAAAAAAGAACTTCATCTTTATACAAAAACAAGTTATAGTGAAGAACTAAAGAAAATATATGAAGCTGATGAAAAGAAAAAAGAATTCCATATGCCGCATGGATTTAAAGACAGAGAATGAAACAATCAAAAAAGTATAGAAATAGAACAAAAAATAAGAGACTATACAGTAGGATTAAATCACAAATGTGGTTCAGGAACTGGTTGAAT belongs to Mycoplasma parvum str. Indiana and includes:
- the dnaK gene encoding molecular chaperone DnaK; its protein translation is MAVKKEIILGIDLGTTNSCVAIVEGGNPKVLETPEGKRTVPSVVSFKGDQIIVGDSAKRQMVTNKNTIFSIKRFIGTDKKVVAQGKEYSPEEISAYILSYIKEYAEKRVGEKVQKAVITVPAYFNDSQRQSTKNAGKIAGLEVVRIVNEPTAAALAYGLDKKDKEQKILVYDLGGGTFDVSVLEVSDGTFQVLSTSGDNNLGGDDWDQRIIRWMLESIQKEHGVDLSKDNLVMQRLKEAAEKAKIELSSVQQTQIMLPFLTMVKGEPLNIDLSLTREQFQLFTKDLLERTVDPVKDAIKESKLSLSEINEVLLVGGSTRMPAVQELVEKLTNKKPNLSINPDEVVALGASVQAGILAGDIKDILLLDVTPLTLSIETLGGVATPLIPRNSTIPIDKKQLFSTAVDNQPSVDIHVVQGERPMASQNKSLGTFTLHGIKQAPKGMPKIEVSFSIDANGILTVKAEDKDTGKQSNITINQASGLSEDEINKIIKEAEENLEKDKKVREEIEIKNEAESWVSMLEKQISDDSAKLPEESKKEAQKVVDEFKKLIEEKKYDELKSKMEELKNLSQKMMQEAYKQHQDSGKTEEQFEAESPEANAKEVEVEDISSEENNK